The Synechococcus sp. M16.1 genome includes the window ACCTGGTCGCGGCTTGGGTTTCCGAGGCAGAGGAGAGCGTCCGCCTGGCGTTGAAGAGCCTCGTGCCCGTCGGTGGCCTTCAGGCGCTGGTGTTGGTCCTGCTGGGCTGCCTGTTCTTTGCTGCGCCAACGCTCTAGGCGTTGACGCAGGTCTTGGCTGACCCGTGCCAGGGCCCGTTGCTCTTGGGATTGCTGGTGCAAGGATCCCAGGGTGAGCGCCAGAGCGGGCTGAGGATGCACTTCACCCTGGGGAGACCCCCAGACCCGGTAACGACCGTCGTTCTCCACCACCAGGGCGAACTGCTCACGCTCGAGCTGGTCCAACCAGAGGGACCAGCGTTCAAACAGGTGGCACCAGTGGCGTGCATCCAGGCTGTCCACCGGGGTGTTCAGATGGTCGCCGGCGAGCTGTAGAGCAAGGGCTGGGCTGATCCCCTGATAGGTCTGCTGCAGGGCCTTCCGCAGGGCGATCGGAACGAGAGAGAGCCGCTCCTTCCAGCGTTCAAAGCCCTCCGTTGGATCCGGTGCCAACCCCTGCAGCATCGGGGGTGGGCTGTAGGAATCACCGGTGGATAGAGGGCGCACGCGGGACTGATGGTCCCGGACCTGTCGCCCCAGGGCAATGATCCGGCGCTGCTCATCCAGCAGCAGCAGGTTGCTGTGCCGTCCCATCAGCTCCAGCACGAGCACCCGCTGGATCGGCTCCCCAGGGCGTTGGGCAAACCGGAATTCCACCACCCGTTCAAAACCACTCTGGTGGAGCTCCACCAGAGCCAGCTGGCGGAGGCTGTGTTGCAACTGTTGGGCGAAGGTGCTGCCGCTGCCGCTGCGCGGGGGAGGGTTGACCTCTACCAGCCGAGGGGCCTCCGCTTGCCAGCTCAGTTCCAGCCACACCATCCCCTTGAGGCTGCGGCATCCCAGTTGAATCGTTGCCGGGTCCGGTTGTTGGGCCTTCTCGAAGCGGCTGGGCACCAGCTTTGGGCGCAGATCCCAGAGCACCGCGCGCAGCGTGGTGAGATCCATTGGCTGCAGGCTGGTGGAGGCGATCACCTGGAGCACCGGGTGGGGCATTGGGGCTTCCTACTCTGCTGACCCACGCAGACGCCGCGATGTCCACCAGTGGAAAGCTCACCTTGATCACCGGCCCCAGTGGAGTCGGCAAGGGAACGCTGGTGAATCAGCTGCTGGAACGGCACCCCCAGATCTGGCTGTCGGTGTCGGCCACCACCCGTTCTCCGCGCCAGGGGGAGCAGAACGGCATCAACTACTTCTTCCACAGCCGTGCGGGGTTTGAGGCCTTGGTGGAGCAGGGAGGTTTTCTCGAATGGGCTGAATTCGCGGGGAATTGCTACGGCACCCCCCGAGGTCCTGTGGAAGAACAGATGGCGGTGGGGCGCCCCGTGCTTCTGGAGATTGAGTTGGAAGGTGCCCGCCAGGTGCGTCGCAGTTTTCCGGACGGTTTTCAGATTTTTCTGGCTCCCCCCAGCTTTGAAGAATTGGAGCGCCGGATCCGTGGGCGCGGAACCGATGCGGAGGATGCCATTCAGCGCCGCTTGACTCGCGCTCGCGAGGAACTCGAGGCCCAACAGGAATTCGATGCTGTCGTGATCAATGACGATCTCGAATCAGCGTTGAAGCAGGTGGAGACGCTGATGGGTCTGGGATAAAGCAGAGCTGCTTTTTGTAACGCTGATCGTCGCAACCCTGACTTTCGCAACGGGGGCAGGCACAAAAAAAGGGAACCCGAAGGTTCCCTTGCCTCTTGAAAATCAACCCAGATTCACATCGGGTGGAAGAGAAGATCGGGGAAGAAGCGGTTCCACTCGATCAGGATTCCTGCGGTGGCGGTGAACCAAATGGCTGCAACCACTGGAGCTGCGGTCAGAAACTTGTTCATTGTTGAGGGAGCAATGGTTGAAGTCGTTTGAATCAGCGTGGTGAAACAGTCACCTTGCTGTCGTCTTCGAGCAGCTTGCCGCTGGTGAATTCACCGAAGGCAGCCAGGGGCCAGGTGGCAGCAGCCAGAAGGCTCTTGATGGCGATGCTGCGATCGATGAAGATTTCGTACTGGGCAGCATTCTTGCCGCGAGTTGCTTTCAGGTACTCACGACCGGCCCAGCCGATGCAGCCGGCGACGTACAGGAACATGATCCCGGGATACACAAAATCACCGGCGTGGCTCCAGCGGCCATCGACGATCAGGTGGGGAAGGCCATCCTCACCACAGGAGGCCTGGCTGTACATCTCGAAGCGAGCTTTGGCCTGAGGCGTGGTGGCAGCGGCAGCACGCTGCTGGAAGCGGGCGCTTTCTGAGCAGGGGGTGAGGCCAGCCACATCCGCCTTGGCGACGGGGGCGAAGCCGAACACCAGGAGTGCTGAAAGCACGACGGCGAAGAGACGACGCATCGGAACAATTCCTCTGAACGGAGCCCCGAAAGGGCAAGATGTCACAAGTCGGACAGTAGGGGAGGCGCATCGCTTCGATGCATGCAGTGCTTGCCCTCGAAACAAGTTGTGACGAGTCCGCTGCAGCGGTCCTGCGCCGTCACGCGGATGGGCGAATCGAGGTTCTGGCGTCGCGGATTGCATCTCAGGTTGAGGAGCATGCCCGTTGGGGTGGTGTTGTGCCCGAAATCGCTTCGCGTCGCCACGTTGAGGCCCTGCCGGGGCTGGTGGAGACCGTGGTTGACGAGGCGGGTGTCCCTCTGGGGCAGCTGGATGCCATCGCGGCCACGATCACCCCAGGTCTGGCCGGGGCTCTGATGGTGGCCTCGGTGACGGGTCGCACCCTTGCTGCGCTGCATCAGCGCCCCTTTCTCGGCGTTCATCACCTGGAGGGCCATCTGGCCTCGGTGATGCTTGGAGATGCCCCACCGCAGGCTCCTTATCTGGTGTTGCTTGTGAGCGGGGGCCACACGGAGCTGATCCTGGTGGCTAACGACGGCGGGATGACGCGGCTCGGCCGAAGCCATGACGATGCCGCTGGAGAGGCTTTCGACAAGGTGGCCCGCCTGCTTGGTCTGGGATACCCCGGAGGTCCTGCCATCCAGGCGGTAGGCGAAACGGGTGATGCAACGCGCTTTCGCCTGCCCAAAGGGCGGATTTCATTGCCGGGCGGCGGTTTTCACCCCTACGACTTTTCCTTCAGTGGTCTGAAGACCGCCATGCTCCGCACTGTGGAAACTTTGCGGCAAAACCCTGATCCGCTGCCTCTTGCCGACCTGGCCGCCAGTTTCGAACAGGTGGTGGCCGATGTTCTGGTGCAGCGCAGTCTTCGCTGTGCTGAAGACCATGGTGTTCAGCAACTGGTGATGGTTGGAGGCGTCGCAGCGAACCGTCGCTTGCGCCAGAGCATGCTCGAACAGGGGAAGCAGCGGGGCATAGCGGTCTCCATCGCTCCCCTGGCCTTCTGCACCGACAACGCCGCCATGATCGGAGCTGCGGCCTTGCTGCGTCTGGGCCAGAACGCGGCTTGCACGTCTCTTGAATCCGGCGTAGCCGCCCGCTGGCCCTTGGATCAGGCCAATGCGCTTTACACACCAGACCCACCCTTTTAGGAAAGCCTTTTAGGCTTGAAGGCACTGTTCGGTCTCTGCGTCGTGGACCAACCGGAAACCAGATCAGATGCACCGGAGCCCGTTGAGGCTGATGAGCTGAACGCTTGGAAGCGTGGCTTCACTCCACAAGCCGAAATCTGGAACGGCCGTCTGGCGATGATCGGTCTCTCCGCAGGCATTGCCGTCGTTCTTTTGGTGCGTGTGTTCAGCGGTGGCTGATCAGCTTCGGCCCCGCAGGGCCTGAGCCATCTGCAGCGGA containing:
- a CDS encoding NFACT family protein; this encodes MPHPVLQVIASTSLQPMDLTTLRAVLWDLRPKLVPSRFEKAQQPDPATIQLGCRSLKGMVWLELSWQAEAPRLVEVNPPPRSGSGSTFAQQLQHSLRQLALVELHQSGFERVVEFRFAQRPGEPIQRVLVLELMGRHSNLLLLDEQRRIIALGRQVRDHQSRVRPLSTGDSYSPPPMLQGLAPDPTEGFERWKERLSLVPIALRKALQQTYQGISPALALQLAGDHLNTPVDSLDARHWCHLFERWSLWLDQLEREQFALVVENDGRYRVWGSPQGEVHPQPALALTLGSLHQQSQEQRALARVSQDLRQRLERWRSKEQAAQQDQHQRLKATDGHEALQRQADALLCLGNPSRDQVDEAQSLYRRAKKLRRSRPILEQRLEHHQQRLELINASETFIEDQLGATWQDGPARLAALNDLREELDELLQPKERRRSTRQQRQRDQPKPLELNTPGGLKVQVGRNHRQNDWISLRQARSGDLWFHAQECPGSHVVLKSSNGLAEESDLAMATDLAAYFSRARGNTRVAVVMVPTDQLQRIPGAGPGTVRHGQAEIRWGDPQGAEERLLAPSLSPHSG
- the gmk gene encoding guanylate kinase, which codes for MSTSGKLTLITGPSGVGKGTLVNQLLERHPQIWLSVSATTRSPRQGEQNGINYFFHSRAGFEALVEQGGFLEWAEFAGNCYGTPRGPVEEQMAVGRPVLLEIELEGARQVRRSFPDGFQIFLAPPSFEELERRIRGRGTDAEDAIQRRLTRAREELEAQQEFDAVVINDDLESALKQVETLMGLG
- the psaJ gene encoding photosystem I reaction center subunit IX, producing the protein MNKFLTAAPVVAAIWFTATAGILIEWNRFFPDLLFHPM
- a CDS encoding Photosystem I reaction center subunit III, encoding MRRLFAVVLSALLVFGFAPVAKADVAGLTPCSESARFQQRAAAATTPQAKARFEMYSQASCGEDGLPHLIVDGRWSHAGDFVYPGIMFLYVAGCIGWAGREYLKATRGKNAAQYEIFIDRSIAIKSLLAAATWPLAAFGEFTSGKLLEDDSKVTVSPR
- the tsaD gene encoding tRNA (adenosine(37)-N6)-threonylcarbamoyltransferase complex transferase subunit TsaD; the protein is MHAVLALETSCDESAAAVLRRHADGRIEVLASRIASQVEEHARWGGVVPEIASRRHVEALPGLVETVVDEAGVPLGQLDAIAATITPGLAGALMVASVTGRTLAALHQRPFLGVHHLEGHLASVMLGDAPPQAPYLVLLVSGGHTELILVANDGGMTRLGRSHDDAAGEAFDKVARLLGLGYPGGPAIQAVGETGDATRFRLPKGRISLPGGGFHPYDFSFSGLKTAMLRTVETLRQNPDPLPLADLAASFEQVVADVLVQRSLRCAEDHGVQQLVMVGGVAANRRLRQSMLEQGKQRGIAVSIAPLAFCTDNAAMIGAAALLRLGQNAACTSLESGVAARWPLDQANALYTPDPPF
- a CDS encoding chlorophyll a/b-binding protein, coding for MDQPETRSDAPEPVEADELNAWKRGFTPQAEIWNGRLAMIGLSAGIAVVLLVRVFSGG